One segment of Bacillus alkalisoli DNA contains the following:
- a CDS encoding sodium:proton antiporter, with protein sequence MISSMTRMVFFVLAIYAAYQNRYKILNYLLGISSIRRYAVQFGMDIPFVRDRLMQSVFRGQ encoded by the coding sequence ATGATTAGTTCAATGACAAGAATGGTCTTTTTTGTACTTGCTATTTATGCTGCCTATCAAAACCGTTATAAAATTTTAAACTACCTTCTCGGAATTAGTAGCATACGCCGATATGCAGTTCAGTTCGGGATGGACATACCATTTGTACGGGATAGACTAATGCAGTCTGTATTTCGTGGGCAATAA
- a CDS encoding rhomboid family protein: MKMDTVFWRIIHQLVIQHEYRLIHLAENEKEIWLEAIENKQAPIVRVIRTDLDWSMWLQRDIENTAVKMHNFQKQLRKRKLATVSIYVSTYPPVDDWEFRVDKPYKYENTTLSSVIVHSLNIEQTCKSISTLTNKQITIQEEMVLDELALEHLKHSVISVAQKRIRKVKELFQHGRPFYTYIFIAIQLFFFYLLETNGGSQNIETLIQYGAKYNPLILEGEWWRFFTPIILHIGIFHLLMNTLALYYLGTAVERMYGSGRFLFIYLFAGFTGTVASFVFTPSISAGASGAIFGCFGALLYVGISHPKLFFRTMGTNILVLIGINISLGFVIPGIDNAGHIGGLIGGFLAATIIALPKQKLWLLRLATLVISLAIIFPFLEYGYAKNENDPQVALVKAQQLMEEENFQDAYSILYPIASNEDAPAEVYFYLSYVEIKMGELESAQKHLIKVTEMEPNFHEAHFNLAILYIELNELELALESVERAINIKQEDSYVKLRDEINRKKSSE, encoded by the coding sequence ATGAAGATGGATACCGTATTTTGGAGAATCATTCATCAACTTGTTATTCAGCATGAATATCGATTAATTCATTTAGCAGAAAATGAAAAAGAAATATGGCTAGAAGCTATTGAAAATAAACAGGCACCGATTGTAAGAGTAATAAGAACGGATTTAGATTGGAGCATGTGGTTGCAACGTGACATTGAAAACACTGCTGTGAAAATGCATAATTTTCAAAAGCAACTCCGTAAAAGAAAGTTAGCGACTGTATCTATTTATGTTTCTACATATCCTCCTGTTGATGATTGGGAATTTAGAGTGGATAAACCATATAAATACGAAAATACAACATTATCATCAGTTATAGTGCATAGCCTAAACATCGAGCAGACTTGTAAATCTATTTCTACACTTACCAATAAACAAATTACGATACAAGAAGAGATGGTGTTAGACGAACTTGCTCTAGAGCATTTAAAACATTCGGTTATTTCTGTCGCACAAAAGCGAATAAGAAAAGTAAAGGAATTATTCCAGCATGGTCGTCCATTTTATACGTATATTTTCATTGCGATACAACTGTTTTTCTTTTACTTACTTGAAACCAATGGCGGTAGTCAAAATATTGAAACGCTTATTCAATATGGAGCAAAATATAATCCGCTTATATTAGAAGGGGAATGGTGGAGGTTTTTCACCCCGATTATTTTGCATATTGGAATCTTCCATTTATTAATGAATACGTTGGCGTTATACTATTTAGGAACTGCTGTAGAACGAATGTATGGGAGTGGAAGATTTTTATTTATTTATTTGTTTGCAGGATTTACCGGTACAGTTGCTAGCTTTGTTTTTACCCCTAGCATTTCAGCGGGGGCTTCGGGGGCGATTTTCGGCTGTTTTGGAGCTTTATTATACGTAGGAATCTCTCATCCTAAATTGTTTTTTAGAACGATGGGGACGAATATATTAGTATTAATTGGGATTAATATTTCACTTGGATTTGTTATTCCTGGTATTGATAATGCAGGTCATATCGGTGGATTAATAGGAGGTTTCCTTGCAGCAACTATCATTGCCTTACCAAAACAGAAATTATGGTTGTTACGCCTTGCGACACTCGTTATTTCCCTGGCTATTATTTTTCCATTTTTGGAATACGGCTATGCCAAAAATGAAAACGATCCACAAGTTGCTTTAGTAAAAGCACAACAATTAATGGAAGAAGAAAACTTCCAGGACGCTTATAGTATTCTATATCCAATAGCCTCAAATGAGGATGCTCCTGCAGAAGTATACTTTTATCTGTCGTATGTTGAGATAAAAATGGGTGAATTAGAAAGTGCACAAAAGCACCTCATAAAAGTAACAGAAATGGAACCAAACTTTCATGAGGCGCATTTTAACTTAGCCATCCTATATATAGAGTTAAATGAGTTAGAACTCGCTTTAGAATCCGTGGAACGTGCCATAAACATAAAGCAGGAAGATTCTTACGTAAAGTTAAGAGATGAGATTAATCGTAAGAAATCTTCTGAATAA
- a CDS encoding spore germination protein, with protein MTGNFERDVEYLKERLAVDKSFDLIYLDLYYAGRKVGLFLVDGFGKDEVMLFIMKFLSDLTPEQLEEEPLEKLLKKYIPYVELDEEDDLERVVDQVLAGPTAMVIEGLSKVVIIDARTYPVRGPEEPDTERVVRGSRDGFVETLVFNCALVRRRVRDSSLRMEYMQVGRRSKTDISICYLEDIADHANVEEIKESIKKIDTDGLPMGEKTVDEFVGGRHWNPYPTVRYTERPDTAATHLFEGHVLVMVDGSPSVIIAPTTFWHHLQHAEEYRNKPVVGAYLRFVRFIAVWSSLFILPLWYLFAINPSLLPEQLSYIGPSEQGTVPLFAQIMIIEVGMDMLRMAAIHTPSALATALGLVAAILIGDVAVTVGLFVPEIILYLAIAAIGTFSTPSYELSLANRLVRIVLLIVTALFGINGLIISFVVLIIFLARMKSYSIPYLWPFIPFDSHAFRDVLVRSPIPLKHKRPTVLHPEDPDR; from the coding sequence ATGACGGGAAATTTTGAACGCGATGTAGAGTATCTAAAAGAAAGACTCGCGGTCGATAAAAGTTTTGACTTAATCTATTTAGACTTGTATTACGCAGGGCGTAAAGTTGGTTTATTTTTAGTTGATGGCTTCGGTAAAGACGAAGTGATGCTTTTTATCATGAAATTTTTATCTGATTTAACTCCAGAACAACTAGAAGAAGAACCTCTTGAAAAGTTGTTAAAAAAGTACATACCTTATGTGGAGTTAGACGAGGAAGATGACTTAGAAAGAGTAGTAGACCAAGTGTTAGCAGGTCCAACTGCAATGGTAATTGAAGGATTAAGTAAAGTCGTCATTATTGACGCGCGTACATATCCTGTACGCGGACCAGAAGAACCAGACACGGAAAGAGTTGTACGTGGATCACGAGACGGTTTTGTAGAGACGCTCGTATTTAACTGTGCATTAGTTCGTCGTAGAGTTCGTGACAGTTCGCTACGAATGGAGTATATGCAAGTTGGAAGAAGGTCCAAAACGGATATTAGTATATGTTATTTAGAAGATATTGCAGATCATGCAAATGTGGAAGAAATAAAAGAATCGATTAAGAAAATTGATACAGATGGTTTACCGATGGGAGAAAAAACAGTAGATGAATTTGTCGGTGGACGCCATTGGAATCCTTATCCAACAGTAAGGTATACGGAAAGACCAGATACTGCAGCAACTCATTTGTTTGAAGGGCATGTACTTGTAATGGTGGATGGATCCCCAAGTGTGATAATAGCGCCAACTACCTTTTGGCATCATTTACAACATGCTGAAGAGTATCGAAATAAACCAGTGGTTGGTGCGTATTTAAGATTTGTAAGATTTATTGCCGTATGGTCTTCTTTATTTATTTTACCATTATGGTATTTATTTGCTATTAACCCTTCGTTACTTCCAGAACAACTATCTTATATAGGTCCTTCTGAACAAGGTACTGTTCCGTTGTTTGCACAGATAATGATTATTGAAGTCGGTATGGACATGCTTCGAATGGCCGCCATTCATACCCCGTCAGCACTTGCCACTGCACTTGGACTTGTTGCGGCCATTTTGATTGGAGATGTGGCTGTTACGGTTGGGTTGTTTGTCCCAGAGATTATTCTCTACTTAGCAATTGCTGCCATCGGTACATTCTCTACACCTAGTTATGAATTAAGTTTAGCCAATAGGCTTGTAAGGATAGTACTATTAATTGTAACGGCGTTATTCGGAATAAACGGATTAATAATTAGTTTTGTCGTGTTAATTATATTCTTAGCGAGAATGAAGTCTTACTCCATTCCTTATTTGTGGCCGTTCATACCGTTTGATTCCCATGCGTTCCGAGACGTGCTTGTACGCTCACCAATACCATTAAAACACAAACGCCCAACAGTCCTACACCCAGAAGACCCAGATCGATAA
- a CDS encoding YqgQ family protein, with the protein MKSIVDVRKLLTKYGAFIYIGDKKADLELMEDEIRELYRSNVLDASDFQSAMIIIRSELAKHT; encoded by the coding sequence ATGAAATCAATCGTTGATGTCAGGAAGCTGTTGACTAAATATGGAGCTTTTATATATATTGGCGATAAAAAAGCAGATCTCGAATTAATGGAAGACGAAATAAGAGAACTATATCGCTCTAACGTCTTAGATGCCTCCGACTTTCAATCAGCAATGATCATTATTAGAAGTGAACTAGCAAAACATACATAA
- a CDS encoding ROK family glucokinase, with the protein MEKKWLVGVDLGGTTIKMAFISQYGEIVHKWEIPTNISEAGKHITTDIAKALDKKLDELNESKKRLQAIGMGAPGPVNMSTGLIYEAVNLGWKDYPLQDLLEVETGLPVVVDNDANLAAIGEMWKGAGDGSKDLICVTLGTGVGGGIISNGEVVHGINGAGGEIGHIAVTAEGGAPCNCGKTGCLETVASATGIVRIAKENIEANPTSRLAEEASNKGLSAKLIFELAKENEPIAQSVIDHIASHLGLALANLANALNPEKIVIGGGVSRAGDTILNPVIKHFEKHLFPRTKVGVQVALATLGNDAGVIGAAYLAKTKIK; encoded by the coding sequence ATGGAAAAGAAATGGTTAGTAGGCGTAGATTTAGGTGGAACTACAATAAAGATGGCTTTTATTAGTCAATACGGAGAAATCGTACATAAATGGGAAATCCCCACAAACATCAGTGAAGCAGGAAAACATATAACTACAGACATAGCCAAAGCACTAGATAAAAAATTAGATGAGTTAAATGAATCGAAAAAAAGATTACAAGCGATTGGAATGGGAGCACCTGGTCCTGTCAACATGAGTACCGGTTTAATTTATGAAGCTGTAAACTTAGGTTGGAAAGATTACCCTTTACAAGATTTACTAGAAGTAGAAACAGGACTTCCAGTTGTAGTAGACAATGATGCAAACTTAGCTGCAATCGGTGAAATGTGGAAAGGTGCTGGTGACGGCTCCAAAGACTTAATTTGTGTAACACTGGGAACTGGAGTTGGAGGCGGGATTATAAGTAATGGTGAAGTCGTTCATGGAATAAACGGTGCAGGTGGAGAGATTGGACATATTGCGGTAACAGCTGAAGGTGGAGCACCATGTAATTGTGGAAAAACAGGTTGTTTAGAAACAGTAGCTTCCGCAACAGGAATAGTTCGTATTGCCAAAGAAAACATCGAAGCAAATCCAACATCCCGTCTAGCAGAGGAAGCTTCCAATAAAGGACTATCAGCAAAACTAATATTCGAATTAGCAAAAGAAAATGAGCCAATCGCTCAAAGTGTTATTGACCATATTGCAAGTCATCTAGGATTGGCATTAGCTAACTTAGCTAACGCATTAAATCCAGAAAAAATTGTCATCGGTGGAGGAGTTTCTCGAGCTGGAGATACTATTTTAAATCCAGTAATAAAACATTTTGAAAAACATTTATTCCCGCGTACGAAAGTAGGAGTTCAAGTTGCGTTAGCGACACTTGGTAACGACGCTGGAGTTATAGGAGCAGCTTATTTAGCTAAAACAAAAATAAAATAA
- a CDS encoding LTA synthase family protein, whose amino-acid sequence MNKNIKTNIPFILIAVMLLWIKTYFVYKVSFDIAIESIKQEFILFINPLSFILLILGLALFMSEKSAKRYIIITSFIVTFVLYANAVYYRFFNDFITIPLLFQTSNMADLGSSVTELMKPIDLLMFIDVVILIALAKWTPKFVTLTTWRPKVRKMYFLSIVGVFLFNLGLAETERPQLLTRTFDREILVKNLGTYNYHVYDALLQTKTKAQRALADGSELVEIQNYINAKYKQPNPDYYGIAEGKNVIIVKMESVQSFVIDNEINGQPITPFLNDLKNSSYYFENFYHQTAQGKTSDSEFLLDNSLYPLGRGAVFFTHATNDYHTATPNEIKEKGYYPVTFHANNQSFWNRDVMYRSLGYEHFYEINDYDVNEENSVGWGLKDIDFFKQSIPYMKELQQPFYAKFISLTNHFPFVLDEEDRFVDEFDSNSRTLNRYFPTVRYMDEAIKEFFNELKEAGLYEDSLIIIYGDHYGISENHNDAMSKYLDKEIRPFEVAQLQQVPMFIHIPGVTDVDAKQFDTVAAQIDLKPTIKHLLGMETKHDIQFGEDLLAKDRSEFIVFRDGSFITEELIYSKGICYDKSTEEETDEESCEPYKDRVKQELSYSDKIIYGDLLRFFDGTTILMDAHENEVIAD is encoded by the coding sequence ATGAATAAAAATATAAAAACGAATATTCCATTCATCCTAATAGCTGTAATGCTGTTATGGATAAAAACCTATTTTGTATATAAAGTAAGCTTTGATATTGCAATTGAATCTATAAAACAGGAATTTATCTTGTTTATTAATCCGTTAAGCTTTATTTTATTAATCTTAGGATTAGCACTATTTATGAGTGAAAAGTCCGCAAAGCGTTACATTATTATTACAAGCTTTATTGTAACGTTCGTTTTATACGCAAATGCAGTGTATTACAGGTTCTTTAACGACTTTATTACGATTCCGTTATTATTCCAGACTAGCAACATGGCTGACCTTGGAAGTAGTGTAACAGAATTAATGAAGCCGATTGACCTATTAATGTTTATTGATGTAGTGATCTTAATCGCACTCGCTAAATGGACTCCTAAGTTTGTTACATTAACTACTTGGAGACCAAAAGTTCGAAAAATGTATTTCTTATCGATTGTAGGTGTTTTCTTATTTAACTTAGGTTTAGCAGAAACAGAACGCCCGCAATTATTAACAAGAACGTTTGACCGCGAAATCTTAGTAAAGAATTTAGGAACATACAACTATCACGTATATGATGCATTATTACAAACTAAGACAAAAGCACAGCGTGCACTTGCAGATGGTAGTGAATTAGTAGAAATTCAAAACTATATTAATGCTAAATATAAACAACCTAATCCTGATTATTATGGTATTGCAGAAGGTAAAAATGTAATTATTGTCAAAATGGAATCTGTACAAAGTTTTGTTATAGATAACGAAATTAATGGTCAACCAATTACACCTTTTTTAAATGATCTGAAAAATTCAAGTTATTATTTTGAAAATTTTTATCACCAAACTGCACAAGGTAAAACTTCCGATTCAGAGTTCTTGTTAGATAATTCTTTATATCCATTAGGACGCGGTGCCGTATTCTTTACGCACGCAACAAATGATTACCACACAGCTACACCTAATGAAATTAAAGAAAAAGGATACTACCCTGTAACATTCCATGCAAATAATCAAAGTTTCTGGAATCGTGATGTTATGTACCGATCATTAGGGTATGAGCATTTCTATGAAATTAATGATTACGATGTAAATGAAGAAAATTCAGTTGGTTGGGGTTTGAAAGATATAGATTTCTTTAAGCAATCTATTCCTTATATGAAAGAGTTACAGCAACCATTTTATGCGAAATTCATATCCCTTACAAATCACTTCCCGTTTGTTTTAGACGAAGAAGATCGTTTTGTGGATGAATTTGATTCGAATAGTAGAACGTTAAATCGTTATTTTCCAACAGTACGTTATATGGATGAAGCTATAAAAGAGTTCTTTAACGAGTTAAAAGAAGCGGGTCTATATGAAGACTCCTTGATAATTATTTATGGTGATCATTATGGAATCTCTGAAAACCATAATGATGCAATGAGCAAATACTTGGATAAAGAAATCCGTCCATTTGAGGTAGCACAATTACAACAAGTACCAATGTTCATTCACATTCCAGGTGTAACGGATGTAGATGCGAAGCAATTTGATACAGTTGCAGCTCAAATTGATTTAAAACCAACTATAAAACATTTACTCGGTATGGAAACAAAACATGATATACAATTCGGTGAAGATTTATTAGCGAAAGATCGTAGTGAGTTTATTGTGTTCCGTGACGGTAGCTTCATTACGGAAGAGTTAATATACTCTAAAGGTATTTGTTACGATAAGAGCACGGAAGAAGAAACAGATGAAGAATCATGTGAACCATATAAAGATAGAGTAAAACAAGAATTAAGCTACTCAGACAAAATTATATACGGTGACTTACTTCGTTTCTTTGACGGAACAACCATCCTTATGGATGCTCATGAGAATGAAGTAATTGCTGATTAA
- a CDS encoding M14 family metallopeptidase: MKVKVRKGDTFWYYSKLFKLPLQLILDANSQMNPDNLQIGAEISIPGYEAVHVSKHKLETIQSFSQKTQLPLDSLQLLNQSSPNLTDVTSLSMPRRLIGNEINIVQKMNSANLAKHIQYLGKMFPFVKVETIGHSVLGKPIQHLQIGRGKKKVHFNGSFHANEWITTVVIMKFLNDYLHSLTNATMVRSLYMSPFYDEVTLSIVPMVNPDGVDLVLNGLPKETEYSQNVQRINKGLDEFTAWKANIRGVDLNNQYPANWEIEKERKIPKTPAPRDYPGDAPLTEPEAQAMAELAHKENFDRVLAFHTQGEEFYWGYEGFEPNVSSNLAKEFESVSSYKAVQYVDSHAGYKDWFIKEFKKPGFTLELGKGINPLPLSHFPSVYKKTLGIMLAALYM, from the coding sequence ATGAAAGTTAAAGTAAGAAAAGGAGATACTTTTTGGTACTATAGTAAGTTATTCAAACTTCCACTCCAATTAATTTTAGATGCAAATAGCCAGATGAATCCAGATAATTTACAAATAGGGGCAGAAATTTCGATACCTGGGTATGAAGCGGTACATGTATCAAAACATAAATTAGAAACCATTCAAAGCTTCAGTCAAAAAACTCAACTGCCACTTGATAGTTTACAATTATTAAATCAATCATCACCAAACTTAACAGACGTTACTAGCCTGTCCATGCCAAGACGTCTTATAGGTAACGAAATAAACATTGTGCAGAAAATGAACTCTGCTAACCTAGCAAAACACATTCAATATCTTGGAAAAATGTTTCCTTTTGTGAAAGTCGAAACGATAGGACATTCCGTCTTAGGTAAACCAATTCAGCATTTGCAAATAGGTCGAGGGAAAAAGAAAGTGCATTTCAACGGAAGTTTTCATGCGAATGAATGGATCACAACTGTCGTAATCATGAAGTTTCTAAATGATTACTTGCATTCACTAACAAACGCTACAATGGTTCGAAGTTTATATATGTCTCCGTTTTATGATGAAGTAACCTTATCCATTGTTCCGATGGTAAACCCAGATGGGGTTGATTTAGTTTTAAATGGCTTACCAAAAGAAACAGAGTATTCCCAAAACGTCCAACGAATAAATAAAGGGTTAGATGAGTTTACAGCTTGGAAAGCAAATATCAGGGGTGTAGATTTAAATAATCAATATCCGGCCAATTGGGAGATAGAGAAAGAGCGTAAAATACCAAAGACTCCAGCTCCACGCGATTACCCTGGAGATGCACCGTTAACCGAACCTGAAGCGCAAGCGATGGCGGAGTTAGCGCATAAAGAAAACTTTGACCGAGTTCTAGCCTTCCACACGCAAGGAGAAGAGTTTTACTGGGGCTATGAGGGCTTTGAACCAAACGTAAGTAGTAATTTAGCAAAGGAATTTGAAAGTGTTAGTTCGTATAAAGCAGTACAATATGTAGACAGTCATGCAGGCTACAAAGATTGGTTCATAAAAGAATTTAAAAAACCCGGCTTTACACTTGAATTAGGTAAAGGTATTAACCCACTACCACTATCACACTTTCCAAGCGTATACAAGAAAACACTAGGAATCATGTTAGCGGCTTTATATATGTGA
- a CDS encoding YqgU-like beta propeller domain-containing protein produces the protein MKKFFFILFFLFLVSCESQVNEIAKPSSSIPPKENIKKSGNFYSYFNEKMFKQLKMSEHDFIGIVDWLDNESVLVLQTSNHYSVVQTFNIFSGEINEIYRSTYPIVHLELNKEGDVAIHEATSTFEATIVIIENSGKEKQRWSFRSNEIFFAWNEQKPEMLIVTTFLEDWTYESITINTNKKVIVEVEAPNPFLHWLTSEELGYLYWDFDEPSLSAPLYKFSYEKKEHERVLENIVSFHKSGEELLTLQLNNEEYTEVSISIMDNQSMEIKAQTESPILTMYSTIVVPHVDFSEKDNTYYLILPYESGSLDMYDRGFKLVSLSKDGELHTILNQVENRPFKISPGGNFALFGYQLEQIIDFQTETIVELVHVQ, from the coding sequence TTGAAAAAATTTTTCTTCATACTCTTCTTTTTATTTTTAGTAAGCTGTGAATCTCAAGTAAATGAAATTGCTAAACCTTCATCGTCCATTCCTCCAAAAGAAAACATTAAAAAAAGCGGAAATTTTTACTCGTATTTTAATGAAAAAATGTTCAAGCAACTAAAAATGTCGGAACATGATTTTATTGGTATAGTTGATTGGCTAGACAATGAAAGTGTACTAGTTTTACAAACTTCAAATCATTATTCAGTTGTGCAAACATTTAATATTTTCAGCGGAGAAATAAATGAAATATATCGTTCTACCTATCCAATAGTTCATCTTGAATTAAATAAAGAAGGAGATGTAGCAATCCATGAGGCAACATCGACCTTTGAAGCAACCATTGTAATTATTGAAAATAGTGGAAAAGAAAAACAGCGGTGGTCATTTCGTTCTAATGAAATCTTCTTTGCATGGAACGAGCAAAAACCTGAAATGTTAATTGTAACTACCTTTTTGGAAGATTGGACTTATGAGAGTATTACTATAAATACGAATAAGAAAGTTATTGTGGAGGTTGAAGCACCTAACCCTTTTTTACATTGGTTAACATCGGAGGAATTGGGATATTTATATTGGGACTTTGATGAACCATCATTATCCGCACCACTTTATAAATTTTCATATGAAAAAAAGGAACACGAACGGGTGTTAGAAAACATTGTTTCATTTCATAAAAGTGGTGAAGAGTTGTTAACACTACAATTAAATAATGAAGAGTACACGGAAGTTAGCATTTCCATAATGGACAATCAAAGCATGGAAATCAAGGCACAAACAGAATCACCAATATTAACTATGTACTCTACCATTGTAGTACCACATGTAGATTTTAGTGAAAAAGATAATACTTATTATTTGATACTGCCATATGAAAGTGGTTCATTAGATATGTATGATAGAGGATTTAAGTTAGTTTCATTATCGAAAGACGGTGAGCTTCATACAATACTTAATCAAGTAGAAAATAGGCCTTTTAAAATATCTCCTGGTGGAAACTTTGCGTTATTCGGATACCAATTAGAGCAAATTATAGATTTTCAGACGGAAACAATAGTAGAATTAGTTCATGTACAATAA
- a CDS encoding MTH1187 family thiamine-binding protein, producing MAIVDVTIIPIGTEGPSVSNYVADIQRVLKGYEEEGKITYQLTPMSTLIEGDLQQLFEVIQTIHELPFNKGIQRVATNIRIDDRRDKKATMQEKLSSVQKHLNE from the coding sequence ATGGCAATTGTTGATGTTACCATTATACCAATTGGAACGGAAGGACCTAGTGTAAGTAATTATGTAGCTGATATACAAAGAGTACTTAAAGGATATGAAGAGGAAGGTAAGATTACTTACCAATTAACACCAATGAGCACATTAATAGAAGGAGATTTACAACAACTTTTCGAAGTAATTCAAACGATTCACGAACTACCGTTTAACAAAGGAATTCAAAGAGTAGCAACAAACATACGTATTGATGATAGAAGAGACAAAAAGGCGACGATGCAAGAAAAGCTTTCTTCTGTACAAAAGCATTTAAATGAGTAA
- a CDS encoding DUF2759 domain-containing protein, with product MPLVIIFGLVTILSAIAAVRTLREKNFLGLLFAFGTVAVFGWFTVMTIINSAYPTPH from the coding sequence ATGCCATTAGTTATTATTTTCGGACTAGTTACGATTTTATCTGCCATTGCTGCTGTTCGTACACTTCGTGAAAAGAACTTCTTAGGTTTACTTTTTGCATTTGGCACAGTAGCTGTATTCGGTTGGTTTACTGTAATGACCATTATAAATTCAGCTTACCCAACGCCTCACTAA
- a CDS encoding MBL fold metallo-hydrolase, translating to MQYIQITLGPLQTNAYLLINENKDCVIFDPGSEGEAFNHYLAQNKLNPIAILLTHAHFDHIGAVEEVRKNWNIPVYIHENEENWLIDPALNGSHRFPFGEIKASKAEHLIKEEGTLTVGAFTFQVLFTPGHSPGSISFYHEETEAVFAGDALFAGSIGRTDLPGGDHQLLIKSIHDKLLSLPEETTVLPGHGQETTIGVEMDSNPFLNGF from the coding sequence TTGCAATATATTCAAATTACGTTAGGACCATTACAGACAAATGCTTACCTTTTAATAAACGAAAACAAAGATTGTGTTATTTTTGACCCAGGTAGTGAAGGGGAGGCATTTAACCATTATTTAGCCCAAAATAAATTAAATCCAATTGCTATTCTTTTAACACATGCTCACTTTGACCATATTGGAGCAGTGGAAGAAGTACGTAAAAATTGGAACATCCCAGTTTATATACACGAAAATGAAGAAAATTGGTTAATTGATCCGGCTTTAAATGGCTCGCATCGTTTCCCGTTTGGAGAAATAAAAGCATCGAAAGCAGAGCATTTAATTAAAGAAGAAGGTACCTTAACAGTAGGCGCATTTACATTCCAAGTGTTATTTACGCCTGGCCATTCGCCTGGAAGCATAAGTTTTTATCATGAGGAAACAGAAGCTGTTTTTGCAGGAGATGCATTGTTCGCTGGTAGCATTGGTAGAACGGACTTGCCAGGTGGTGACCACCAACTACTTATTAAAAGTATTCATGATAAACTATTATCTCTACCTGAAGAAACAACAGTGCTACCAGGCCACGGTCAAGAGACGACAATTGGAGTGGAAATGGATAGCAATCCGTTTTTAAATGGATTTTAA